The proteins below come from a single Malus domestica chromosome 03, GDT2T_hap1 genomic window:
- the LOC103407816 gene encoding protein TIC 100, giving the protein MCKEHQTAKTLFVSAAASLPYLLLLPQTPPTMPDQDSPKPTESQLKNQKSDSNSDPDEEKANLSSDDDSESEYDSDESSEYEGDGGGGGPDGGEADDSLKYIRPGEDIPEADNTPEVNMKLFSQVLQGKRVRRRQDEEDESYVFYEDLFDFPEDPENWREEDLKELWGDAPLEMTNPGWDPVWADEEEWDIVREEIKAGKDPPIAPFYVPYRKPYPAIPDDHYDISNPKAVIEEMDRIEEFLKWVSYVFEDGSTYEGTVWDDLAHGKGVYVAEQGLVRYEGEWLQNNMEGHGVVEVDIPDIEPIPGSKLEAQMRAEGHIISRDYMTPEDKKWLEMDIEDSILLAGGQTEVPFYESEEWIRQFGRKPEKGRYRYAGQWKHARMHGCGVYEINERTIYGRFYFGELVEDDTGCDEDVSAMHAGIAEVAAAKARMFVNKPDGMVREERGPYGDPQHPYFYEDDDVWMAPGFINQFYEVPDYWKTYVHEVDEEREMWLNSFYKAPLRIPMPAELEYWWSKDETPEFVLLNKEPEPDPEDPSKLVYTEDPIILHTRTGRLINYINDEKYGVRLFWQPLLKDGEEVDPKKVEFLPLGFDDFYGRNVGVKKKNLWMRVVSAVENACKPVLEKVEKWTEEKRKASEVKLKLIEKELELVEAELCLEEVIEDMDEELKMREKEEEKAEMSLQEEEDTSAASAKQDEKPLVEEDEEDEDEEEEEEDEDDVAPSSFGSATADQDATKNGQKGNKPGKSPFSSSSLAFASCSLVSGVPSRLQQAFLSWKKSRAMLNTTIPSCNDASSCPSADSVSFPPVVGRKVNLKATSQRQLNCEAKISSNGRLSRMRPISQLCSSHATSMDTRISSKEMRSRNCSWPHVAQGREPYSVLSLHTPVRCLNPYEETMHGEPPLSPLLT; this is encoded by the exons atgtgtAAAGAACACCAAACTGCAAAAACCCTCTTTGTCTCTGCAGCTGCTTCTCTaccttatcttcttcttcttccccagaCTCCCCCAACAATGCCGGACCAAGACTCGCCCAAACCCACTGAATCCCAACTCAAGAACCAAAAATCCGACTCGAATTCCGACCCAGATGAGGAAAAAGCAAATCTCTCCTCCGACGACGACTCAGAGTCTGAGTACGACTCCGACGAGTCGTCCGAGTACGAAGGAGATGGAGGTGGTGGCGGCCCAGATGGCGGTGAAGCGGATGATTCACTCAAGTACATCCGACCCGGTGAAGATATTCCCGAGGCCGATAATACACCCGAGGTGAACATGAAGCTCTTCTCTCAGGTGCTCCAGGggaagagagtgaggagaaggCAGGACGAGGAGGACGAAAGCTATGTCTTTTATGAGGACCTTTTCGATTTTCCAGAGGACCCGGAGAATTGGAGGGAGGAGGACTTGAAGGAGTTATGGGGGGACGCTCCGTTGGAGATGACCAACCCCGGGTGGGACCCGGTTTGGGCTGATGAGGAAGAGTGGGACATTGTCCGGGAGGAGATTAAGGCCGGCAAGGACCCTCCAATTGCCCCGTTTTATGTCCCGTACCGGAAGCCTTACCCAGCTATACCGGATGACCACTATGACATTTCCAATCCCAAGGCTGTGATTGAGGAAATGGATAGGATTGAGGAGTTTCTCAAATGGGTTAGCTATGTTTTCGAAGATGGAAGCAC GTATGAGGGCACTGTCTGGGATGACTTGGCTCATGGGAAAGGAGTCTACGTTGCCGAGCAGGGACTTGTCAG GTATGAAGGTGAATGGCTTCAAAATAACATGGAGGGTCATGGGGTTGTTGAAGTTGATATACCTGATATAGAGCCTATTCCAGGTTCCAA GCTTGAAGCGCAAATGCGTGCTGAAGGGCACATAATATcaagagattatatgaccccAGAAGATAAGAAATGGCTGGAGATGGATATTGAAGACAGCATTCTTCTAGCAGGTGGGCAGACTGAAGTACCGTTTTATGAAAGTGAAGAGTGGATCAGACAATTTGGGAGGAAACC GGAGAAAGGTCGATATCGTTATGCTGGTCAGTGGAAGCATGCCAGAATGCATGGATGTGGGGTATATGAAATCAACGAGCGTACCATTTAT GGCCGGTTCTATTTTGGGGAGTTAGTGGAGGATGATACTGGTTGTGATGAGGATGTATCAGCG ATGCACGCGGGTATTGCAGAAGTGGCTGCTGCTAAGGCTCGGATGTTTGTGAACAAGCCTGATGGAA tGGTTAGGGAGGAAAGGGGACCTTATGGTGATCCTCAACATCCCTACTTTTATGAAGATGATGATGTTTGGATGGCACCAGGCTTCATAAACCAATTTTATGAA GTACCTGATTATTGGAAAACGTATGTGCATGAGGTCGATGAAGAAAGGGAaatgtggttgaactccttctATAAAGCTCCACTGAGGATACCCATGCCTGCTGAGCTTGAATACTGGTGGTCAAAGG ATGAAACTCCAGAATTtgttcttcttaacaaggaacCAGAGCCTGATCCTGAAGACCCATCGAAGCTTGTATATACTGAAGATCCCATAATCCTACACACACGAACTGGACGGTTAATCAACTATATCAATGATGAAAAATATGGGGTGCGCTTGTTTTGGCAGCCGCTTCTGAAAGATGGGGAAGAGGTGGACCCAAAAAAGGTGGAGTTCCTTCCCCTTGGTTTTGATGATTTCTATGGAAGGAATGTTGGTGTGAAGAAGAAAAATTTATGGATGCGTGTGGTATCAGCAGTGGAAAATGCATGCAAGCCCGTTCTTGAAAAAGTAGAGAAATGGACTGAAGAGAAGAGGAAAGCCAGTGAGGTGAAGTTGAAGTTGATTGAAAAAGAACTTGAACTTGTAGAGGCTGAGTTGTGCCTGGAAGAGGTAATTGAGGATATGGATGAGGAGTtaaagatgagagagaaagaggaagagaaggCGGAAATGAGTTTGCAGGAGGAAGAAGATACTTCTGCTGCATCGGCAAAGCAAGATGAGAAACCCTTAGTTGAAGAGGATGAAGAGGACGAGgacgaggaagaggaagaggaagatgagGATGATGTTGCGCCATCAAGTTTTGGGTCTGCAACTGCAGATCAAGATGCAACTAAAAATGGCCAGAAGGGAAACAAACCTGGGAAAtctccattttcttcatcttcattgGCATTTGCTTCATGTAGCCTTGTCTCTGGA GTTCCATCCAGGCTACAACAAGCATTTTTGTCCTGGAAAAAGAGTAGAGCAATGCTGAACACAACTATTCCCTCGTGCAATGACGCCTCTAGTTGCCCCTCAGCTGATTCAGTCAGTTTCCCTCCGGTGGTTGGTCGAAAAGTAAACTTGAAAGCCACTAGTCAAAGACAGTTGAACTGCGAAGCCAAAATCTCCTCAAATGGGAGGCTATCTCG
- the LOC103423993 gene encoding putative phytosulfokines 6 isoform X2, which yields MKQIFKSGAVLVLCIFFILFSSTVSIRLLANKEGQEKGLLNEMANGDSLVGLEGTELLDLMGVEDCDDEDVDCSKTRIMAEAHLDYIYTQKHKP from the exons atgaagcAAATCTTCAAATCAGGAGCTGTTCTTGTTCTCTGCatatttttcattcttttctccTCAACAGTATCGATCCGTCTCTTAGCGAATAAAGAAG GACAAGAGAAGGGGCTACTCAATGAAATGGCTAATGGGGATTCACTTGTAGGACTGGAAGGCACTGAACTACTGGAT CTTATGGGGGTGGAGGACTGTGATGATGAAGATGTGGACTGTTCAAAGACAAGGATAATGGCTGAAGCTCACTTGGACTACATCTACACACAGAAACATAAGCCTTGA
- the LOC103423993 gene encoding putative phytosulfokines 6 isoform X1 translates to MKQIFKSGAVLVLCIFFILFSSTVSIRLLANKEGQEKGLLNEMANGDSLVGLEGTELLDQLMGVEDCDDEDVDCSKTRIMAEAHLDYIYTQKHKP, encoded by the exons atgaagcAAATCTTCAAATCAGGAGCTGTTCTTGTTCTCTGCatatttttcattcttttctccTCAACAGTATCGATCCGTCTCTTAGCGAATAAAGAAG GACAAGAGAAGGGGCTACTCAATGAAATGGCTAATGGGGATTCACTTGTAGGACTGGAAGGCACTGAACTACTGGAT CAGCTTATGGGGGTGGAGGACTGTGATGATGAAGATGTGGACTGTTCAAAGACAAGGATAATGGCTGAAGCTCACTTGGACTACATCTACACACAGAAACATAAGCCTTGA
- the LOC103424012 gene encoding arogenate dehydratase 3, whose product MQSLLPPSPNNLTSPALRLARLAPTRLPVFKCAYRSDSVHFPNGVGSSRADWQSSCAILASNVVSQQPHTPSDKSGTADHVASVNGHKTSVDLDIVPIEKLEDDKSISPPPPPRALTITDYSPAPMHGSQLRVAYQGVPGAYSEAAAGKAYPKCEAIPCDQFEVAFQAVELWIADRAVLPVENSLGGSIHRNYDLLLRHRLHIVGEVQLPVHHCLLALPGVRKEYLNRVISHPQALAQCELTLTKLGLNVAREAVDDTAGAAEFVAANNLRDTAAIASARAAELYGMEILENGIQDDSSNVTRFVMLAREPIIPRTDRPFKTSIVFAHDKGTSVLFKVLSAFAFRNISLTKIESRPHRNRPIRLVSDSNEGTAKHFEYLFYVDFEASMAEVRAQNALAEVQEFTSFLRVLGSYPMDMTPWSPSRGGD is encoded by the coding sequence ATGCAGTCTCTTCTTCCGCCCTCACCAAACAATCTCACAAGCCCCGCACTCCGCCTCGCCCGCCTCGCCCCCACCCGGCTCCCCGTCTTCAAATGCGCCTACCGCTCCGACTCCGTCCACTTCCCCAACGGCGTCGGCTCCAGTCGCGCCGACTGGCAGAGCTCCTGCGCCATTCTTGCCAGCAACGTCGTCTCCCAGCAACCCCATACCCCCTCCGACAAATCCGGAACCGCTGACCATGTTGCCTCCGTCAACGGCCACAAGACCTCCGTTGACCTCGATATTGTCCCCATCGAAAAGCTCGAAGACGACAAGTCGATTTCCCCGCCTCCGCCTCCCAGGGCACTCACCATCACCGACTACTCTCCAGCTCCTATGCACGGCTCCCAGCTGCGCGTGGCCTACCAAGGCGTCCCCGGCGCGTACTCCGAAGCCGCCGCCGGCAAAGCCTACCCGAAATGCGAGGCCATCCCCTGTGACCAATTCGAAGTCGCCTTCCAGGCCGTCGAGCTCTGGATCGCCGATCGAGCAGTTTTGCCGGTCGAAAACTCCCTCGGCGGCTCAATTCACCGTAATTACGATCTCCTCCTCCGCCACCGCCTCCACATCGTTGGAGAAGTCCAGCTCCCGGTCCACCACTGCCTCTTAGCCCTCCCCGGAGTCCGAAAGGAGTACTTGAACCGAGTCATCTCGCATCCCCAAGCCTTAGCTCAATGCGAGCTGACTCTCACCAAACTCGGCCTCAACGTCGCCCGCGAGGCCGTCGACGATACCGCCGGCGCGGCCGAGTTCGTCGCGGCCAACAACCTTCGCGACACGGCAGCGATAGCCTCCGCGCGAGCCGCCGAGCTCTACGGCATGGAGATCTTGGAGAACGGGATCCAGGACGACTCGAGCAACGTGACCCGCTTCGTGATGCTGGCCCGGGAGCCGATCATCCCCCGTACGGACCGGCCGTTCAAGACGAGCATCGTCTTCGCGCACGACAAGGGGACGTCGGTGCTGTTCAAGGTCCTATCGGCGTTCGCCTTCCGGAACATCAGCCTGACGAAGATAGAGTCGCGGCCGCACCGGAACCGTCCGATCAGGCTGGTGAGCGATTCGAACGAGGGGACGGCGAAGCACTTCGAGTACCTGTTCTACGTGGACTTCGAGGCATCGATGGCGGAGGTCAGGGCACAGAACGCGCTGGCGGAGGTGCAGGAGTTCACGTCCTTCTTAAGGGTCCTGGGAAGCTACCCCATGGACATGACTCCTTGGAGTCCTTCCAGGGGGGGTGATTAG